In Corynebacterium frankenforstense DSM 45800, the DNA window TCGGCGTCGTCGCGCAGCGCCCCAACGGCGAGCGCAGCGTGGTCAACGTCACCGAGATCGCCGCGCAGCTCGACGGAACGGCCGTCTCGCTCGACTGGCAGGCCGACGGCTCGCTGGTGGTGGGCACCTCCTCGGCCGAGTCGCCGCTGTGGCGCGTCGAGCAGGACGGTTCCTCGCTGGTCTCGCTGCCCTCCGGCAACGTCACCGCGCCCGTGGTGGCCGTCGCCTCCGGGCAGAACACGCTCTACCTCACCGACGCCCTGGCCATCCGCCAGCTGCCCGCCAACGGCACCTCCGACAGCGCCTTCTGGCGCGAGGTGCCCGGCCTGCAGGGCGTGCGCTCCGCCCCGGTCGTCGCGCACTGACGCCCCGGCTGCGGTAGATTCCGCAGGCGAGGGGCGGCGGGCCCACGCCCGCCGCCGGGGGACTGCGCGGGCCGGCACCCGCCCGGGGCCGGTGGACCGGTGCCCGCCCGGGGCCGCCCACGGGGAGAGGGGGAGTGCTTGCTGCCGGAACTGGAGCTGCTGCTGCCGCGGCGCTGCGCCGGCTGCGGCGCGCCGGGCGAGGTGCTCTGCGCGCGCTGCCGCACCGAACTGGCCGCCCCGCCCCACCGGGTCTCGCCGCGGGTGGAACCCGGGGTGCCGGTGTGGGCGCTCGGGCCCTACTCGGAGACGCGCCGCTCGGTGATCCTGGCGATGAAGGAGCGCGGCGACCGCACCGTGCGCCGCTGGGTCGGTGCGGTGCTCGCCGCCGCGGTGGCGACCCTGACCGCCCGCGGCGAGGTCGGTGAGCACCCCGTGCTGGTGCCCGCGCCCACGGCCGCGCGCTCGGCCCGCCTGCGCGGCGGGGACCCGGTCGCCGACGCCTGCCGCGCCACGGGGCTGCCCACCGCCGCGGTGCTCGTCCACGCCCGCGGGGTGCGCGACTCGGTGGGCCTGTCCCCGGCGGCGCGCCGGGCGAACCTCGCCGGGCGGGTGCGCCTGCGCGGGCCGGTCCCGGCAGGCGAGCTGGTGCTCGTCGACGACGTGGTGACCACCGGGGCCA includes these proteins:
- a CDS encoding ComF family protein yields the protein MLPELELLLPRRCAGCGAPGEVLCARCRTELAAPPHRVSPRVEPGVPVWALGPYSETRRSVILAMKERGDRTVRRWVGAVLAAAVATLTARGEVGEHPVLVPAPTAARSARLRGGDPVADACRATGLPTAAVLVHARGVRDSVGLSPAARRANLAGRVRLRGPVPAGELVLVDDVVTTGATLAAACAKLTVAGAHVRGALAFAAA